A stretch of the Bacteroidota bacterium genome encodes the following:
- a CDS encoding choice-of-anchor B family protein — protein sequence MKKFFFLLLTSYFSLLTSHAQYPSQNITLLSHWDTTTAYIPQENYYHIRYNSIWGWADTVKNREYAILGSGRGTFFIDVTTPAVPVVRAFVPGRRDSCIWREYKTYKNYLYAVSDDSPPNSIQIIDMSYLPDSVHVVYDQDTLAQHVHSIFIDEANARMYLNIATYKDGSHSQMAMCSLTNPIAPYILRKLEQDYPAEDNVHDCFVRNDTCYASCSYDGLHIYKYASNKFTEVGAITGYEPGGAYNHSSALTANGKTLIFADEVPANLTVKSLDVSNFSNLKILDKFKSTPATTATPHNPFIRNGSNSHVVIAYYADGVQIFDITNPSNVTRTGYFISSPGGCPTCPSQDYFSCWGVYIDLPSKIVLASDMQNGLFVLDAAAAMGVRPLNSSAADAQCYPNPFTANFEITFTLPANEKIRYELADAEGKTIMKKEAALPAGKTSLTFEGKNLPAGSYLLLVKGEKTSFTKKIIKSK from the coding sequence ATGAAAAAGTTTTTCTTTTTACTTCTTACCTCTTACTTCTCACTTCTCACTTCCCACGCCCAGTATCCTTCACAAAACATCACCCTGCTTTCGCACTGGGATACTACCACGGCATACATTCCGCAGGAAAATTATTACCACATCCGCTACAACAGCATCTGGGGCTGGGCTGATACGGTGAAGAACCGCGAGTATGCCATCCTGGGTTCGGGAAGGGGAACTTTTTTTATTGATGTTACCACGCCTGCCGTTCCTGTGGTGCGCGCCTTTGTTCCGGGCAGGCGCGATTCGTGCATCTGGCGCGAATATAAAACCTACAAGAATTATCTCTATGCCGTGAGCGATGATTCTCCTCCCAACAGCATTCAGATTATTGATATGAGTTACCTTCCCGATTCCGTTCACGTGGTGTATGACCAGGATACGCTGGCGCAGCATGTGCACAGCATTTTCATTGACGAAGCCAACGCGCGCATGTATCTGAACATTGCCACTTACAAAGACGGAAGCCATTCGCAAATGGCAATGTGTTCGCTTACCAATCCAATTGCTCCGTACATACTGCGGAAACTGGAACAGGATTATCCGGCCGAAGACAATGTGCACGATTGCTTTGTGCGAAACGATACCTGTTATGCTTCCTGTTCCTACGATGGCTTGCATATTTATAAATATGCATCGAATAAATTTACCGAAGTGGGTGCCATTACCGGCTATGAACCGGGAGGCGCTTACAATCACAGCAGCGCGCTTACGGCAAACGGCAAAACGCTGATTTTTGCCGATGAAGTTCCGGCAAACCTCACGGTGAAATCACTCGATGTTTCCAATTTCAGCAACCTGAAAATTCTCGATAAGTTTAAATCCACTCCCGCCACCACCGCCACTCCGCATAATCCCTTCATCCGCAACGGAAGCAACTCGCACGTGGTGATAGCGTATTACGCAGACGGTGTTCAGATTTTTGACATTACCAATCCTTCCAATGTTACGCGCACCGGGTATTTTATTTCAAGCCCGGGTGGCTGTCCCACTTGTCCCAGCCAGGATTATTTCAGCTGCTGGGGAGTTTACATTGATTTGCCCAGCAAAATTGTGCTGGCAAGCGATATGCAGAACGGGCTTTTTGTGCTGGATGCCGCTGCCGCTATGGGAGTTAGGCCATTGAATTCCTCAGCTGCTGATGCGCAATGCTATCCGAACCCATTCACCGCTAATTTTGAAATTACTTTTACGCTTCCGGCAAATGAAAAAATCAGGTATGAATTAGCAGATGCGGAAGGAAAAACCATTATGAAGAAAGAAGCAGCGCTTCCCGCAGGAAAAACATCTCTCACTTTCGAAGGAAAAAATCTTCCTGCCGGCTCGTATCTTCTTTTGGTAAAAGGAGAAAAAACTTCTTTCACGAAAAAAATAATTAAAAGCAAGTAA